Part of the Micromonospora rhizosphaerae genome is shown below.
TCGGCCGGGGCGAGCGCGTGCCGGATCCGGGCGGCCAGCCGGGCGTACTGCTGCGGCCAGGTCGGGTCGGCCTCGCACAGCACCACCTGCCGCGGCCGGACCGCCCGCCGCTCGCGCAGGTTCACCTCGTAGGGCACCAGCCGGTCCCGCCAGAGCGCGTCCACCGCCGCATGCAGCTCCGGCAGGCCGGCGTCGTTGGTCAGCACCACGTCGGCCGCCGCCCGCCGCCGGGCGTCGTCGGCCTGCGCGGCGATCCGCCGCTCGGCCTCCGCCCGGTCCATCCCCCGCCGCGCCAGCCGCTCCAGCCGGGTGGTGACCTCCGTCTGCACCACGACCACCAGGTGGTACGTCGGCGCGAGCCCCACCTCGACGAGCAGCGGCACGTCGTTGACCACGATGGCGTCCGGAGCGGCCGCGGCCGCCAGCTCGGCGGTACGCGCCCGGACCCGGGGGTGGGTGATCGCCTCCAGCCGGCGGCGGGCCGCCTCGTCGGCGAAGACGATCGCGCCCAGCGCGGCCCGGTCGAGCGCGCCGTCCGCGTCGAGCACCCGGTCGGAGAAGGCGGCGACGATCTCGGCCAGCCCCTCGCTGCCCGGGGCGACCACCTCACGGGCGACCCGGTCTGCGTCGATCACCACCGCGCCGAGTGTGGCCAGCCGGGCCGCCACGGCGCTCTTGCCGGACCCGATCCCACCGGTCAACCCCACCATCAGCACCGGACCAGTCAACCCGATCATCGTGTCGCTGCCAAACCCGGCGCCACCCGCCTCTCGCGGACCCTCGCCGACGGGCGGCCCGGGCGCGCCGGGACGGATT
Proteins encoded:
- the coaE gene encoding dephospho-CoA kinase; translation: MLMVGLTGGIGSGKSAVAARLATLGAVVIDADRVAREVVAPGSEGLAEIVAAFSDRVLDADGALDRAALGAIVFADEAARRRLEAITHPRVRARTAELAAAAAPDAIVVNDVPLLVEVGLAPTYHLVVVVQTEVTTRLERLARRGMDRAEAERRIAAQADDARRRAAADVVLTNDAGLPELHAAVDALWRDRLVPYEVNLRERRAVRPRQVVLCEADPTWPQQYARLAARIRHALAPADVRIDHIGSTAVPGLAAKDVIDIQLSVSSLEEADGPIAERLAAAGFPRLPGEWWDDPRPPGSGRWAKRLHGSADPGRPVYLHLRVAESPGWRHALLMRDHLRADPDQRAAYLQLKRELAASAPDSATYGTLKDPWFDEEHLRAEEWAALTAWRP